One part of the Neodiprion virginianus isolate iyNeoVirg1 chromosome 3, iyNeoVirg1.1, whole genome shotgun sequence genome encodes these proteins:
- the LOC124299913 gene encoding anaphase-promoting complex subunit 11-like isoform X3: MKVTIKSWTGVATWRWIANDDNCGICRMPFDASCPDCKIPGDDCPLVWGQCSHCFHIHCIMKWLHSQQTSHLCPMCRQEWKFKE; encoded by the exons ATGAAAGTTACGATCAAAA GTTGGACGGGCGTTGCTACTTGGCGTTGGATAGCGAACGACGACAACTGCGGCATTTGCCGAATGCCATTCGATGCCAGCTGCCCAGATTGCAAAATACCCGGCGACGATTGCCCTttag TGTGGGGCCAGTGCTCGCATTGTTTTCACATCCACTGCATCATGAAGTGGCTGCACTCGCAGCAGACAAGTCACCTCTGCCCCATGTGTCGCCAGGAGTGGAAATTCAAGGAGTAA
- the LOC124300425 gene encoding pancreatic lipase-related protein 2-like isoform X1 — protein MLSILVFVLIPVATRGAGTFSAEFILPETPPLQISYLEEGLPLDKIVNLTVNVESEVAFYLFTKGNTDTAQILRVGDVKSVVESSFDSEWPTKVMIHGWTDSIDSRWYISYRENYLASGNYNLIFVDWSSPAGREYFTSAKLTRPVGEHLGKLLAFLEDHGNVSLSNVHILGHSLGAHVAGVAGSMVSGRVGRVTGLDPARPAFEAPFLIDPRDRLDPTDAEFVDVIHTCSGTLGFVSSIGHADFYPNGGTFNQPGCPPIASQFCSHARSHQYMSESIVRPEGFLSIRCESWGEFVSGRCSDQGKQVFMGEILSMETRGRFYLRTNSQQPFGYKCSGITCDYD, from the exons ATGCTTTCAATTTTGGTTTTCGTCCTCATTCCGG tGGCGACCAGGGGTGCCGGTACATTCAGCGCCGAATTCATCCTCCCTGAAACACCGCCACTGCAGATTAGTTACTTAGAAGAAGGGCTTCCGCTGGATAAAATCGTCAATTTGACTGTAAACGTTGAAAGCGAGGTCGCCTTCTATCTCTTCACCAAGGGGAACACAGATACGGCTCAGATACTGAGAGTCGGAGACGTCAAGAGCGTGGTGGAGTCTTCCTTCGACTCCGAATGGCCAACAAAAGTGATGATTCACGGATGGACCGACAGCATTGACTCCCGGTGGTACATTTCTTATCGGGAAAATTACCTAGCCAGTGGAAACTACAACCTGATCTTCGTCGATTGGTCGTCACCTGCTGGACGAGAGTATTTTACCTCCGCGAAGTTGACCCGACCT GTGGGTGAGCATCTCGGAAAACTTCTGGCCTTCCTTGAGGATCACGGCAATGTTTCCCTCTCGAACGTACATATCCTGGGACATAGTCTTGGCGCCCATGTCGCGGGTGTCGCTGGATCTATGGTGTCAGGACGAGTTGGACGAGTGACAGGTTTGGATCCAGCTCGTCCAGCTTTCGAGGCCCCTTTCCTCATCGATCCCAGAGACCGTCTGGATCCGACGGACGCTGAATTCGTCGACGTAATTCACACCTGCTCCGGCACTTTAGGGTTCGTCTCATCCATTGGCCACGCCGACTTTTATCCCAATGGGGGAACCTTCAATCAGCCCGGATGTCCACCGATAGCTTCTC AATTTTGCAGCCATGCCAGATCACACCAGTACATGTCAGAGTCCATCGTTCGGCCGGAAGGATTCTTGTCCATACGTTGTGAAAGTTGGGGAGAATTCGTTTCGGGACGTTGCAGTGATCAGGGTAAACAAGTGTTCATGGGAGAAATACTGAGCATGGAGACACGTGGAAGGTTTTACCTGAGAACCAACTCTCAGCAACCTTTCGG gtataagtGTTCAGGAATCACGTGTGATTATGATTGA
- the LOC124300425 gene encoding pancreatic lipase-related protein 2-like isoform X2, with protein MLSILVFVLIPVATRGAGTFSAEFILPETPPLQISYLEEGLPLDKIVNLTVNVESEVAFYLFTKGNTDTAQILRVGDVKSVVESSFDSEWPTKVMIHGWTDSIDSRWYISYRENYLASGNYNLIFVDWSSPAGREYFTSAKLTRPVGEHLGKLLAFLEDHGNVSLSNVHILGHSLGAHVAGVAGSMVSGRVGRVTGLDPARPAFEAPFLIDPRDRLDPTDAEFVDVIHTCSGTLGFVSSIGHADFYPNGGTFNQPGCPPIASQFCSHARSHQYMSESIVRPEGFLSIRCESWGEFVSGRCSDQGKQVFMGEILSMETRGRFYLRTNSQQPFGQGI; from the exons ATGCTTTCAATTTTGGTTTTCGTCCTCATTCCGG tGGCGACCAGGGGTGCCGGTACATTCAGCGCCGAATTCATCCTCCCTGAAACACCGCCACTGCAGATTAGTTACTTAGAAGAAGGGCTTCCGCTGGATAAAATCGTCAATTTGACTGTAAACGTTGAAAGCGAGGTCGCCTTCTATCTCTTCACCAAGGGGAACACAGATACGGCTCAGATACTGAGAGTCGGAGACGTCAAGAGCGTGGTGGAGTCTTCCTTCGACTCCGAATGGCCAACAAAAGTGATGATTCACGGATGGACCGACAGCATTGACTCCCGGTGGTACATTTCTTATCGGGAAAATTACCTAGCCAGTGGAAACTACAACCTGATCTTCGTCGATTGGTCGTCACCTGCTGGACGAGAGTATTTTACCTCCGCGAAGTTGACCCGACCT GTGGGTGAGCATCTCGGAAAACTTCTGGCCTTCCTTGAGGATCACGGCAATGTTTCCCTCTCGAACGTACATATCCTGGGACATAGTCTTGGCGCCCATGTCGCGGGTGTCGCTGGATCTATGGTGTCAGGACGAGTTGGACGAGTGACAGGTTTGGATCCAGCTCGTCCAGCTTTCGAGGCCCCTTTCCTCATCGATCCCAGAGACCGTCTGGATCCGACGGACGCTGAATTCGTCGACGTAATTCACACCTGCTCCGGCACTTTAGGGTTCGTCTCATCCATTGGCCACGCCGACTTTTATCCCAATGGGGGAACCTTCAATCAGCCCGGATGTCCACCGATAGCTTCTC AATTTTGCAGCCATGCCAGATCACACCAGTACATGTCAGAGTCCATCGTTCGGCCGGAAGGATTCTTGTCCATACGTTGTGAAAGTTGGGGAGAATTCGTTTCGGGACGTTGCAGTGATCAGGGTAAACAAGTGTTCATGGGAGAAATACTGAGCATGGAGACACGTGGAAGGTTTTACCTGAGAACCAACTCTCAGCAACCTTTCGGGCAAGGAATCTAG